In Oenanthe melanoleuca isolate GR-GAL-2019-014 chromosome 8, OMel1.0, whole genome shotgun sequence, a single genomic region encodes these proteins:
- the ITPA gene encoding inosine triphosphate pyrophosphatase, with product MAAPARRSVVFVTGNAKKLEEVTQILGDSSPYTLVAKKIDLPEYQGEPDEISVQKCREAARQVQGPVIVEDTCLCFNALGGLPGPYIKWFLEKLKPEGLHKLLAGFEDKSAYALCTFAFSSGNPEEPVRLFKGQTHGVIVEPRGPRDFGWDPCFQPDGYNQTYAEMPKAVKNSISHRYRALSELSAFFLQSDSTEPRPAPS from the exons AtggcggccccggcgcggcggAGCGTCGTGTTCGTGACAGGCAACGCCAAGAAACTGGAGGAG gTCACGCAGATTCTCGGGGACTCCTCTCCCTACACGCTGGTTGCGAAGAAAATTGACC TGCCCGAGTACCAGGGGGAGCCGGATGAGATCTCGGTGCAGAAGTGTCGCGAAGCCGCCCGGCAG GTTCAGGGACCTGTTATAGTAGAGGACACCTGCTTGTGCTTCAATGCCCTGGGGGGCCTTCCAGGACCCTACAT aAAATGGTTCCTGGAGAAACTCAAGCCAGAAG GCCTGCACAAGCTGCTGGCTGGCTTTGAGGACAAGTCTGCCTACGCGCTCTGCACCTTCGCCTTCAGCAGCGGGAACCCCGAGGAGCCAGTGAGGCTCTTCAAGGGCCAGACCCAT GGAGTGATAGTGGAGCCCAGAGGCCCTCGGGATTTCGGCTGGGATCCCTGCTTTCAGCCAGATGGCTACAACCAGAC CTACGCTGAAATGCCCAAGGCGGTGAAGAACTCCATCTCACACCGGTACAGGGCGCTGAGTGAGCTCTCAGCCTTCTTTCTTCAGAGCGACTCGACAgagccccgccccgctcccAGCTAG
- the METTL13 gene encoding eEF1A lysine and N-terminal methyltransferase: MELLPRSPAEFGSARYWDRFFRQRGQRPFEWYGAFPELCPVLYKYVRPRDKVLVVGCGNSELSEQMYDVGMCEDIVNIDISDAVIRQMRERSAGTRPRMSYLLMDMLQMDFPDSHFQVVLDKGTLDALLTNEEEATLAKVDQMFAEISRVLQVGGRYLCVSLAQAHVLKKAVEYFSQEGWVVRVHQVASSGDKQQFVLPVFVYVMTKFRKIPGSAAQILEICPEEQDKPMRVESAERLVAAVKDRQHYALLCSQISKTPCREQVSLDLCDKESGKPRYTLQVVDSPSVKPSRDNHFAIFIIPQGRETEWLFGTEEGRRQLAASAGFGRLVTVALHREQHYEGMASIQAELSGKVMELAPPGLPARQQVPFLSVGGDIGVRAVRHCGSSPLSGDFVVEDVRGDGTCYFRRLVFLRNRNVVQSEARLLAPTPLPGQKKRRKDKKKPSPTEPPGAIDKSYLCCEHHKAMVAGLCLLGGPDALPGELAVLVVGLGGGSLPLFVHDYFSQARVAVVEIDPSMLEVATRWFGFSQGDRMQVHVSDGLDYVAKLAAEAPAQYDAIMFDVDSKDLTVGMSCPPPAFVEKPFLQKVKTILKPEGVFVLNLVCRDAGLKESVLATLRDVFPLLYAHSIQGEVNEILLCQAGPAGGRGPAELGVRARALEAALRRPGRPWDSSWALADTLQALHIL; this comes from the exons atggagctgctgccccgcagccccgccgaGTTCGGCTCCGCACGCTACTGGGATCGCTTTTTCCGCCAGCGCGGACAGCGGCCCTTCGAGTGGTACGGGGCCTTCCCGGAGCTCTGCCCCGTTCTGTACAAGTATGTGCGGCCCCGCGACAAG GTTCTGGTGGTGGGCTGTGGGAACTCGGAGCTGAGTGAGCAGATGTATGACGTGGGCATGTGCGAGGACATCGTCAACATCGACATCAGCGACGCCGTCATCCGCCAGATGCGGGAGCGCAGCGCCGGCACGAGGCCGAGGATGAGCTACCTGCTGATGGACATGCTCCAGATGGACTTCCCTGACAGCCACTTCCAAGTGGTCCTGGACAAAGGCACGCTGGATGCCCTCCTGACCAATGAAGAGGAGGCCACTTTAGCCAAGGTGGACCAGATGTTCGCTGAGATCAGCCGGGTCCTGCAGGTCGGAGGGCGCTACCTCTGCGTCTCCTTGGCCCAAGCCCACGTGCTGAAGAAAGCCGTGGAATATTTCTCCCAGGAAGGCTGGGTTGTGCGTGTCCACCAGGTGGCCAGCAGTGGGGACAAGCAGCAGTTTGTCCTGCCAGTCTTTGTCTATGTCATGACCAAGTTCAGGAAGATccctggctcagcagcacagatccTGGAGATctgccctgaggagcaggaCAAGCCGATGCGGGTGGAGAGCGCGGAGcggctggtggcagcagtgaaGGACAGGCAGCATtatgccctgctctgcagccagatAAGCAAAACCCCCTGCAGGGAACAGGTTTCCTTGGATCTGTGTGACAAAGAGAGCGGGAAGCCTCGCTACACGCTGCAAGTGGTCGACAGCCCCTCAGTGAAACCTTCCCGGGACAATCACTTTGCCATCTTCATCA TCCCACAGGGCCGAGAAACCGAGTGGCTCTTTGGGACGGAGGAGGGGCGGAGGCAGCTGGCGGCCAGCGCGGGGTTCGGGCGCCTGGTCACGgtggccctgcacagggagcagcactaCGAGGGCATGGCCAgcatccaggcagagctgtcgGGGAAGGTGATGGAGCTGGCCCCGCCGGGCCTCCCTGCCCGCCAGCAG gtgccctTCCTGTCCGTGGGAGGGGACATCGGGGTGCGGGCGGTGCGGCACTGTGGCAGCAGCCCCCTGAGCGGGGACTTCGTGGTGGAGGACGTCAGGGGAGATGGCACCTGCTACTTCCGCCGCCTCGTCTTCCTCCGGAACAGGAACGTGGTGCAGTCAGAGGCTCGGCTCTTGGCCCCCACGCCCCTCCCAG GCCAGAAGAAGCGGAGGAAGGACAAGAAGAAACCCAGCCCCACTGAGCCACCTGGAGCCATCGACAAGAGCTACCTGTGCTGTGAGCACCACAAGGCCATGGTTGcggggctctgcctgctgggggGCCCCGACGCCCTCCCAG gagagctggcagtgctggtggtggGGCTCGGCGGGGGCAGCCTGCCCCTCTTCGTGCACGATTACTTCTCGCAGGCCCGCGTGGCCGTGGTGGAGATCGACCCCTCCATGCTGGAAGTGGCCACGCGCTGGTTCGGTTTCTCCCAGGGCGACAGGATGCAAGTGCACGTCTCTGATGGCCTGGACTACGTGGCCAAGCTGGCAGCTGAAG ccccagcccagtaTGATGCCATCATGTTTGATGTGGACAGCAAAGACCTCACGGTGGGGATGAGCTGCCCGCCCCCAGCCTTTGTGGAAAAGCCCTTTCTGCAGAAAGTTAAAACCATCCTCAAGCCAGAAG GAGTCTTCGTGCTCAACCTGGTGTGCCGCGACGCCGGGCTGAAGGAATCCGTGCTGGCCACCCTCAGGGACGTCTTCCCGCTGCTCTACGCCCACAGCATCCAAGGGGAGGTCAACGagatcctgctgtgccaggcgGGCCCcgcgggcgggcgcggccccgccgagcTGGGGGTGCGGGCCCGGGCGCTGGAGGCGGCCCtgcggcggccgggccggccctgggacagctcctgggcGCTGGCAGACACGCTGCAGGCCCTGCACATCCTCTGA